A genome region from Brassica oleracea var. oleracea cultivar TO1000 chromosome C2, BOL, whole genome shotgun sequence includes the following:
- the LOC106324290 gene encoding uncharacterized protein LOC106324290, with the protein MIYNIGHDLGTVEDYKISKTSARMKVSLDGLKPITKEALIEFDTGEELPVTLEYEGLDLHCLLCNELSHLAKDCPLSPPDDRISTARRTRDMDDYGRLHSQSYQHHSSGDKAHKEKVLPLNNKAAPLQIPERRQQQEREPARQLQPIVPTTETVLSELREVTIQYINIDDPIERAAHIQIVLQGEEEGLMANTAARIIAAATSNLSVRQDQSAPSPMNQAPSLLGQQEATSADIPESSNARNNRPHQAARMRTGASPRNWAGASTRMRNLLRIHSSPERHVFPHASPIQSHQARAPRNTPRGAPSTSTTETSARFSRRTSSSSLAILSWNCCGLGNPMTVQRLKDLNKKVLQTLSSYKKQKNTDEFVLEKLAELNITSHYLDHTAQEQEG; encoded by the exons ATGATCTACAATATAGGCCACGACCTTGGTACCGTAGAAGATTACAAGATCTCCAAAACATCTGCTAGGATGAAGGTATCCCTTGATGGGCTGAAGCCAATAACAAAGGAAGCTCTAATTGAGTTTGACACAGGAGAAGAACTCCCTGTTACCTTGGAGTACGAAGGTCTTGACCTCCACTGCCTTCTCTGTAACGAGCTCTCCCACTTAGCTAAAGACTGTCCTCTATCACCCCCTGATGACAGAATCTCAACGGCCAGAAGAACAAGAGACATGGACGATTACGGCAGGCTTCATTCACAAAGCTACCAACATCATTCCTCTGGAGACAAGGCGCATAAGGAAAA AGTCCTGCCTCTGAATAATAAAGCCGCTCCACTACAAATACCGGAAAGGAGGCAACAACAAGAAAGGGAACCTGCAAGACAACTTCAACCAATCGTCCCAACTACAGAGACAGTGTTGTCTGAGCTCCGGGAGGTTACAATCCAGTACATAAATATCGATGACCCAATAGAAAGAGCTGCTCACATCCAGATAGTGCTACAGGGCGAGGAAGAGGGATTGATGGCTAACACTGCTGCCAGAATAATTGCAGCAGCCACATCAAATCTCTCTGTTAGACAGGATCAAAGCGCTCCTTCACCTATGAACCAGGCACCAAGCCTTTTGGGTCAACAAGAAGCTACCTCTGCGGACATCCCAGAATCTTCAAACGCACGCAATAACAGACCACATCAAGCTGCTCGTATGAGGACTGGCGCTAGCCCTAGGAATTGGGCAGGAGCAAGTACTCGAATGAGAAATCTCCTACGTATCCATTCCTCTCCTGAAAGACATGTCTTCCCCCACGCTTCTCCCATTCAAAGCCATCAAGCTAGAGCACCGCGCAACACACCAAGAGGTGCCCCCTCCACCTCCACAACAGAAACGAGCGCAAGATTTTCACGCAGAACGTCCTCTTCTTCCTTAGCCATTCTGAGCTGGAACTGCTGCGGGCTTGGGAACCCGATGACAGTCCAGAGGCTCAAGGATCTAAACAAAAAAGTTCTCCAGACGTTATCTTCTTACAAGAAACAAAAAAATACTGATGAGTTTGTTCTCGAGAAATTGGCAGAGTTAAACATTACCTCACACTATCTGGACCACACAGCCCAGGAGCAGGAGGGCTAG